The DNA window ACGATCCTGTGCCCTATTTCGAGCCTCGCAATCTGTTTAACTTGCTCTGTCGTCCACGTGCCGCCGACCTGAACGAGTCGAAGCTCTGGCCTGACTTGCGAAACCTCCGAGAAGACTTCCAGCAGTACATCGATGCGTTTGCGTGCGATGCAGCTTCCGACGTGGAGAACGAGAGGATGCCCGCTGATTGCTGACGACGCGAGCAAATCTTCGGCCGGTTCAACCTCCGGAGCAACCGATGTGAACTCGATCGACGTGCCGTACGGGGCATGCACGAGCCGCGAGGGATCGATCCAGCCCGAGTGTACAATCTGCTCGCGGACGGCGAGCGTTGAATGAAACACCACGGCCGCCTTTTGCATTCCGGCGAGAATGTGCCGCCCCATCCGCCTGAACCACGCCGGCCGTGGCTCCAGATCCGGCCGAACGAGGCAGCGAAACGTGTCTAGGTCGTGGCAGTAGACCCCGGTGCGATCAGCGGGCAGTGCGTGGACCAGCTGGCTATAGCTGTGATCGACGACATGGAAGAGGTCGAACCGTTGGCGAATCGAGTGGACGTACCGCGGATAATCCCAAAGCCGGTTGAGCAGCCGATCGGCGTTGACCGCGCCGCCGCGATCGCTGAGCGGTGGCAATCTCGTCAGCCGGCGACGAAACGGCGGACAGATGCGTGCAGGCGTCAAGCCAAGTGACGAATCGCCGGCGAGTTGCTCCAGGAGCATTTCGCCAGCGAGGTCCATGCTGGCCCAGCGCTCCTCGCGGAAGTCGCACAATACGGCCAGCCCAGGCAACTTTGAAGACATGACGGCGTTGCTAGAAATGAACCGGGTTCGGTTGCCATGCCAGGAAAGGGTTCAGTGGCAGACGGCAAGCGAAGGAAACCATCGACTACGCCAAGAACACCGTCGATGGCTACTGGGCAAGAACGCAGGCGTAGGATCAGGCCGAGAGCACCGCCCGCGGGGCTCGGACGGTTCCCGTGACCAGAACCGAGACATCGCCCAGAAGATGGGGATGTTGCCGCATTAACTTGGCCAGGTCATTCCTGGCGTGACACGCCTGACTCCAGATACCGGAAAGACGGGACTCGGCCAAGTAGAGCCGAAACCTGTCGGCGCGTCGCTGCTCAATCGGCGCCTCGGTTTCTTTGTCGAAGTCTTGAACAGCGTGATGTGCCGCAGCTCGGCGATCACCCAGTGCGTCACCTGCGGCGACTCGCTGCTGAAGGTCACGAACCTTGGCGATGACCTTTCGTTCGGCGGTCATCTCAGGTAGCGCCTTTCCCAGATTGGCCGCGACTGCTTGCATCTCCGCCTCTTCTTCCGGCGTCCAGTCGGTCTCATGTTGGATGAGGGCGACATACCGATCAAAAGCGCGTTCGCGGGCGAGGCGTGCTCCGACCTGAAGTCGTGTGAAACACATGGGACGCCCTTTCTGCCGCCCGGAGCAAAGTCGAAGCGGCGGAGTGTTGGATAATGCAAGGCCACACTTCAGATTCGGCAGATTCGGCAGATTCCTTGGATAGGCCAAACAAACGACGAAATGTCAAGTCATTGGGTCTCTCGGCGGATAGTTGGAGAGATCGTGCGACAGCATCTTCTACCGCGATGAAACGTAAAACCACGGACGCGGAAACCTGGCCCTGCCGTCGTGCGATCAGAAAGCAGGTGGGTCCAGAGAGCCGTCCTTAATCCGTTCGGGACTGGTTCCCTGAACAGCCCAGAGAAGCCCGTTCCATAGACCCGGGGTGTAGCCAACTTCAAATCCCCTCGCTCGAAGCCAATCAGCCAAACGAGCCGGCGTCCAGTCGCCGGTACAGTGAAACTCCATGACAATCCGTTGGATTTGAGGCAGCACATCTTCAGACGACGGGATGATCTCCCACTCCGCGCCCTCGCAATCGAGCTTGAGCAAGGAAACAGTAGAGATGGATAGCTCACTCATCAGGTTCCCGAGCGTTGTCTGTCTGACAGTTTCGACCGTTCCATTGCCGAATCCCACGCTGGAATGACTTCCTGCGCCGTGAAGACGAACTTCTCCCTCGCTTCCACCGAGTGCCGTCCGCACAACGGTCACATGGTCGAATCCGTTTAGCAGCTTCTGCACTTCGATCATTCGACAATGCTCGGCGGCAGGCTCGATGGCCACTACACGACCCTTGGGACAACTGCGGGCGATACTCATTGTGAAGTCGCCGATGTTTGCACCAACGTCAATCACAACCGCATCGGCGGGAAGCTGAGTGATACCCGCCACGGCATAGGGGTCCGCGAGGCTCGCCTCGTTCACTACAGCAAGATCTGTCGTCGAT is part of the Humisphaera borealis genome and encodes:
- a CDS encoding FkbM family methyltransferase, which encodes MRPSTTDLAVVNEASLADPYAVAGITQLPADAVVIDVGANIGDFTMSIARSCPKGRVVAIEPAAEHCRMIEVQKLLNGFDHVTVVRTALGGSEGEVRLHGAGSHSSVGFGNGTVETVRQTTLGNLMSELSISTVSLLKLDCEGAEWEIIPSSEDVLPQIQRIVMEFHCTGDWTPARLADWLRARGFEVGYTPGLWNGLLWAVQGTSPERIKDGSLDPPAF
- a CDS encoding glycosyltransferase, producing the protein MSSKLPGLAVLCDFREERWASMDLAGEMLLEQLAGDSSLGLTPARICPPFRRRLTRLPPLSDRGGAVNADRLLNRLWDYPRYVHSIRQRFDLFHVVDHSYSQLVHALPADRTGVYCHDLDTFRCLVRPDLEPRPAWFRRMGRHILAGMQKAAVVFHSTLAVREQIVHSGWIDPSRLVHAPYGTSIEFTSVAPEVEPAEDLLASSAISGHPLVLHVGSCIARKRIDVLLEVFSEVSQVRPELRLVQVGGTWTTEQVKQIARLEIGHRIVQFRGLTRRQIASLYRRAALVLQPSEAEGFGLPVIEALACGAIVAASDIPVLREVGGPAAIYSPVGHVDQWVAAALQLLNDFSAAPLLPVRLDWASRYTWQAHARTIANSYLQLLS